The window TGGCCTTTGCTTCTGCTGGTGGCCAATCCGGTGGCCACAAGACCGGGCGCGCCGGATGACGCGTTGGGCGCCTGGCGATCATCTTCGAGGGAGACCGGCCTGAGTGGTGTGATCTGGGTTAGCCGAGGTGCTCCAAACACACTCACCTGTGATCGTGCGCGTGTGCGCGGTTCCAGTGTAGCGGCGAGCCGTGCTTGTGCCCGGGTTACTCGCGCTGGGCGTGCATCGCGAAGGTGGGGCCGGTTTCGGTGTACGGGCTACCTGTCACGTCGGCGTGGAGGCCGGTGGGTGTGAAGCCTGCTGTGGTGAGTTCGGTGGTGACTTCTTCGGACGTGAGGCAGTGCATCCAGTTCCAGAACTGCCGGGTGCTCCTGTTGGTCTTGATGGTGTAGCGGTCGAGCACGAGACGCTGGTCGGGATAGGTCCAAGTCTCGTGCGTCCCCAGGTAGGGGGGCTCGGCCCAGAAGCCGTCCATGAGGTTGGTCTCGGAGATGATGGAATCGGAAAAGTTGGCGAAGCGTGCCGCGCTGGTCACATCGAACAGAATCCGTCCGCCCGGGCGTAGTGCGTCGTAGACGCGGGAGAGCAGCTGGGCGCGCTGGGCGGGGCTGAGTGCGCTGTAGTCCTCGTAGATGAGGATCGCGGCGTCATGGTCCTCACCGATGTCGCCGGTCAGATAGTCGCCTTGGCGGTAGGTGATCGGTACCGCGGCCTGTTTGGCCTGGTCACGTGCGTAGGCCAGGGCGCGGGTGGAGACGTCCACGCCGAAGACCTGTATGCCGCGGTTGGCGCAGCGCTGGGCGTAGAGGCCGGGGCCGCAGCCAAGGTCCAGCAGCCGTGCCCCTGGCTGGAGGTGCAGGACGGAGATGAGCCATTCGACGGACCGGTCGATGAACTCGTGTGGGCGGGAAGCCATCGGGTTGGCCGGGTCGAGGTGGTTGGCGAGCATCCGCGCCGAGATGTGCGGATCGTCCCAGAACTCGGGGGTGGTGAAGGCGCTGAACGGTGCAGGGCGAGTCGACGAAGTCATGGTGCTCCAGGTTGATCGTGATAGCCATCGGGGTGGCTAGGACGGGGATCGGATCAGGAGCACATGCCAACATCGTATCAACCGTCGTGCCGCGCATCGCTGATTGCCCGTGAGTGAAGAGTGGGCTTCAGGGTCCCCGG of the Nesterenkonia populi genome contains:
- a CDS encoding SAM-dependent methyltransferase, giving the protein MTSSTRPAPFSAFTTPEFWDDPHISARMLANHLDPANPMASRPHEFIDRSVEWLISVLHLQPGARLLDLGCGPGLYAQRCANRGIQVFGVDVSTRALAYARDQAKQAAVPITYRQGDYLTGDIGEDHDAAILIYEDYSALSPAQRAQLLSRVYDALRPGGRILFDVTSAARFANFSDSIISETNLMDGFWAEPPYLGTHETWTYPDQRLVLDRYTIKTNRSTRQFWNWMHCLTSEEVTTELTTAGFTPTGLHADVTGSPYTETGPTFAMHAQRE